Part of the Imperialibacter roseus genome, GTGCCCCTGCATCGGAAGCCGCCTTGAATGGGGGAAGCACCATGTTGTAGAGTGTGGAGGTGCCAATGTCAACGGTGTTGTAGTCACGGCCACTTTCGGAAAAGCCGTAACCGGCAAAGTGCTTAACGCACGCCGCTATCGTTAGCGGATCGGCCAGGTTATTGCCCTGGAAGCCATTGACCCGTGCCACCGCTATTTTGCTGCCGAGGTAGGGGTCTTCGCCTGCACCTTCCATCACCCGGCCCCAGCGGGCGTCCCGGCCAATGTCCACCATGGGGGCAAAGGTCCAGCTTATTCCAGCTGCCGCTGCCTCTACGGCGCCGATGTGGGCCGCTTTTTCGATGGCCGCTAAGTCCCAGCTCGCCGCCTCGGCCAGCGGTATGGGGCTCATGGTTTTGTAGCCATGGATCATGTCGAAGCCGATGATGAGGGGAATACCCAGCCGGGTTTCCTCCACCGCTATCTTCTGTACTTTCCTCACTTCAGCCACGCCACGCACGTTTAGCATCGAGCCGACGAGGCCTTTTCTGAGGTTCTCGTATTTCATGGCGGCATCGCCTTCGGCGGGCACAGGGCCCGTTACGTCCCAGAAGCCATTGTACTGATTCATTTGCCCTATTTTTTCTTCCAGGGTCATCAACGCCATCAGGCTATCGACTCGCTGGTCGACTGCGCTTGAAGGTTTTGACGATGAGGTGGAGGAATTGTCGGGTTGGTTGCAGGCCACCATCGCCGTTGCGACAATGACCATGAGTATTATCGTTCTCATAGGAGTGTGTTTTGGAAACAAATGCTGAATGAGGCTGGTGCCTCTTTTTGTTTGTCCAAGGTACACTTTGATGAAAACGTAGGAACGTACGGACGTCAGCAAAAGAACTGACATTCATCACCTAATGTGGGTGTGGTTTTATTTCATTTTCTCAATAGGCGTGCTGGCTTTTGAGTTTGAAATCAGCACAGCATAGTCGATGAACGCTGTGGTCGACTTTCCCTTTACGTCGTCGCCGTTCGATGCCTCATCCTTCATCACCACTTCGATCAAGTCGGGTATGCCGTTGGCGTAGGGAGTACCCTGGCCATTGAGCTTGAACAGTGTGATGTCGGATATCCGGGTTTTCTTGAGGTTTTTTATTCCCAGAAAGTATTCCTTCCGGTAGTCGCCAATGCCAAATCCTCCTTCAGTTATATGGGTTTTGTATCCTTTGTCGTCGTATTCCACCTCCCAAAGCACCCGGCTTTTGGTAAGGTAGCCTATAATGGAAATGACTTCTTCCCTTGCGTAAATGCCGTTTTCGATGAGCATGGTGAAGAATGACGCATTTCCTTTCTCGCCTTCTCTGTCTTTCTCCAGGTGAAAGAAGCCAAAGCGAGCGAATTGTGGTTTGTTTTTGAAGTCGTACAAATCGCTTAGCCCGACATAGTTGTCGTAGATCGTTTCTCCCCTCTTCGACGAGAAAACCTCAAAAGTCACTTTCAGATTGCGGATCAAGTGGTCAAATATGAATGGATCGTTGATGCCCTTGCTGAAATCATCCGGAGCTGCTTCATAAGCTGCCACAAATGCTCTGAGGATGGCTTTTGAGTCACTGTCATAATAGGGCGAATAGTCGGTGGTGTCGGCCGCCAGCATGTCTGCTACCCGATCCAAAGCAGGGCTTTCAACAACCTGTCGATCGATGACTTCGACCAGGAGCTTGCAAGTGTATTTGTAGGTGACCAGCAAGTCGATACCTACCACGGTCAGTTTGTGTTCTGCCGGGAGTTGGTCGTTGAGCTGCTTTAGCGCTGTCCACTTGCTGTAGGTTTCCACCGTTTTGTCCTGCGGCACCCTCACGCCGTAGTGAGTGACCAAATCCTTCAGTAAAGCAGTGTCACCGGAGGACAGGTAGCTGTTGAAATAGTGGGCGATGGCGAAGTCGGTTTCGGGCAGGTAGTAGCTGATACTGCCGGTTTTTGTGAGCGACTGAAGCAAGGCCATTTCAGTGGTTTCTGTCTTTACGCTGCCGTGGTAGGCCCCGAAGCCTATGATTTTGAAGTCTGCTTGTGGAAAATTGAATTCGTTAGTCAGTAAGTCATAACGATTTTCCTGTAAGTGCTCTTTTTTTGACTGAGCCGATAGGTTGAGTGTGATCACCAGCGCAAGGGCAGTTAACGTCTTGGTCATTCGAACTTTTTTGTGCTAAGGACTCTGGTGTGTGTTTACCGTTGCATGGCACCGCTAAATTAATCTACAGTGCATTCTTTTCTAAAGCACTGCTAAAAAACTTCCTTTCTGGCTGGTTTTTGCACCCTACTCAAGTCGTAATCTCAACCAAATTGCCATCAGGGTCGGCTACGACGCTTTCATAATAGCCATCGCCCGTTGTTCGTGGCTCGCCAATAATCTCAAAGCCGTCTTTTCTTAGCTGCTCAGTGAGTTGATCCACCTTTTCCTTCGAGCCGACACTCATGGCCCAGTGTATCAGCCCTTTTCTATAGGCATCTCCTGGGTGCTGTTCTACCTCTGGCCTGGCCATGATTTCGAGCCTGGCGCCTGAGTCGAAAGTAAGGAAGTAAGAAGTGAATTGCTTGGTGGGGTTGTGGTATTTTTCGCCAGCTGTAGCGGCGAAGTAGGTGGTGTAAAAGTCTTTTAGCTCTTCAAGCTTTGTCGTCCAAAGGGCGATGTGTTCTATTTTCATTAGAGATCAAGTTTTTGCGTTTCAACGCTTATCGGACTCGGTTGTTTCGCTACATGCCTTTGTTCGTGCTGAGGATCGGAGATCCTGCATTATTTCTAGTTCGACATGTTAGCGCCAGCGCATGTCGAACAGCAGAAGCTTTAGTGTTTTATTCAATCCATAAATCAATTGACCAATCAAGCAGTTCGGGAACGAATATGTATAAAAGGACACTGATGGTAGAATACCCATAAAAGATCAAGATAAATGTCTTTGTATATATCCTTGTCACTTTACTCGATTTATATGGCCTGATAAATAGTAATTCTCCAACCCAGGAAGTCGTGAATAACATATTCAGACCTAATCCAATAAATATGTAAATCACAGGAATTGAGACATAGCCAATGAAGAAACTCAAAAAGCCAATGATTAACATGTAGCAGTTGTAGAAAATCCTATTCAACTCCCACCAACGGATGGTTTTCAGAACAGTTGTAGTATTCCGTTTTAGTAGGTTCATTTCAAATGAATGCTAACAATTAGATATGGTATTGGCCACATACCCATTATAAATATTTTGGAACAAAGCTTCAAATTAGGTCCTTAAACTTCTCAAAATCAGCTTGCCCGTTTGTAAGAGTTGCTTCTTGCTTTTGGGGTAGCCAGCCAACTACAATTCCGCCTAGTGTGTTTTGCCTAAGAGGAACTCGTTATTTATTCTTCAAATAAATATGCTTGATGTTTTTCTCACCTGATTCTCTGGCTTCAATGATGAAGGCATTCGTGCTTTTGATAAGGGGAGATAGCTTTGAAAACCCATAATTCCTTGGGTCAAAATCTGTCTTTTTCTTGATCAGGTAACTTCCCAGCGAGCCTAGAAAGGCCAAGCCGCTGTCGTCGGAGATTTCATCCACACTTTCTATGAAGGCCTTTATCAGCTTTGCTCACCAAATCACCTCAATTCTACTATATAAACGGAAGTTAGGATCCTTGGATATCACTTTAAAGTTTTCTGAAATAC contains:
- a CDS encoding VOC family protein, which gives rise to MKIEHIALWTTKLEELKDFYTTYFAATAGEKYHNPTKQFTSYFLTFDSGARLEIMARPEVEQHPGDAYRKGLIHWAMSVGSKEKVDQLTEQLRKDGFEIIGEPRTTGDGYYESVVADPDGNLVEITT
- a CDS encoding OST-HTH/LOTUS domain-containing protein; this encodes MIKAFIESVDEISDDSGLAFLGSLGSYLIKKKTDFDPRNYGFSKLSPLIKSTNAFIIEARESGEKNIKHIYLKNK